The following are encoded in a window of Solidesulfovibrio magneticus RS-1 genomic DNA:
- a CDS encoding glycosyltransferase family 4 protein, which produces MNVAFYAPFKPLDHPDPSGDRTIGRELAAALTDQGIKLTVASRFRARWLSCRPRLWIEALFARRAALEAASRAKARLFLTYHAYYKSPDVIGPYVARELGIPYVVFQGVFSTKQRRRLKTRLGYELNRRALLAADLVVSNRRLDVENLQRLLPRERLGYVRPGIDPEAFAFDPEARRELRRQWGVGIRPVVVTAAMFRDDVKTESLTFLFERLGELHRAGRDFALVAAGDGPTRERLTALATKELPGRAIFLGQVPRERLGAVYSAGDVFAFPGLRESLGMVYLEAQAAGLPVVALADGGVAEVVADGETGILTPPADPAAYTRAVDALLGDRQRRLAMGEAARAYVRASHDRARNYGVLAGVLRRLAGEG; this is translated from the coding sequence GTGAACGTCGCCTTTTACGCGCCGTTTAAGCCCTTGGACCATCCCGATCCGTCCGGGGACCGCACCATCGGCCGGGAGCTGGCCGCCGCGCTCACGGACCAGGGCATAAAGCTCACCGTGGCCAGCCGCTTTCGGGCGCGCTGGCTGTCGTGCCGCCCCAGGCTCTGGATCGAGGCCCTTTTCGCCCGCCGGGCCGCCCTGGAGGCGGCCTCCCGGGCCAAGGCCAGGCTTTTTCTCACCTACCACGCCTATTACAAGTCCCCCGATGTCATCGGCCCCTACGTGGCCCGGGAGCTCGGCATCCCCTACGTGGTCTTCCAGGGCGTGTTCTCAACCAAGCAACGCCGCAGGCTCAAAACGCGCCTGGGCTACGAACTCAACCGCCGCGCGCTTCTGGCCGCCGATCTGGTCGTGTCCAACCGTCGGCTGGACGTGGAGAATTTGCAGCGCCTGCTGCCCCGGGAGCGCCTGGGCTACGTGCGGCCGGGCATCGACCCCGAGGCCTTCGCCTTTGACCCCGAGGCCCGGCGGGAGCTGCGCCGGCAGTGGGGCGTGGGGATCCGGCCGGTTGTCGTCACGGCGGCCATGTTCCGCGACGACGTCAAGACCGAGAGTCTGACTTTTCTTTTTGAGCGCCTGGGCGAACTGCACCGGGCCGGACGCGACTTCGCCTTGGTCGCGGCCGGCGACGGCCCGACCCGGGAGCGTCTGACCGCCCTGGCGACGAAAGAACTGCCCGGTCGGGCCATTTTTCTGGGCCAGGTGCCCCGGGAGCGGCTCGGCGCGGTCTACAGCGCCGGGGACGTGTTCGCCTTTCCGGGCCTGCGGGAGTCGCTGGGCATGGTCTACCTGGAAGCCCAGGCGGCCGGGCTGCCGGTGGTGGCCCTGGCCGATGGCGGCGTTGCCGAGGTGGTGGCCGACGGCGAGACGGGCATCCTTACGCCTCCGGCCGATCCGGCCGCCTATACCCGGGCCGTGGACGCCCTGCTGGGCGACCGACAGCGGCGGTTGGCCATGGGCGAGGCGGCCCGGGCCTACGTGCGCGCCTCGCATGACCGGGCCAGGAATTACGGCGTGTTGGCCGGCGTGTTGCGCCGGCTGGCCGGGGAGGGCTGA
- a CDS encoding PAS domain-containing protein — protein sequence MAKLHETPLRDLPPAAPITLGLWTTAAQAARTLLGAGAGEALVLDGGRPLGVVTTSGLSKVLTHNIVQAAHLAVRDVMDPVAVSPESDYLPGALRHLLAAPSRRLAVVDAAGRAVGMLAPFHVARLGVALDELAERTVASAMTRTVVTARAGEALPMVLARMTRLGVGGVVVARDDVPCGVFTARDAVRLLAGGADIRDMAVDAAMSAPVATVAPQLPLAEGLAGMDGAGAGRLVVADPDGFLIGLLTWTDVAAVLSGIVSDAETARLRDQADRYRDLYDNAATGLFRLDHQGRPVAVNAALSRMLGYRDVADCLRQSRQPAHPLRLDGPSRRELMPRALSQADPVTFEARGPRREGGYRRLACSVRAVRDAYDQPTGFEGACADVPQAAVPGGPSDDAGYRSLIEHQTELICRFDPAGRLIFVNAAYARYWGKTPEVCLAENFQPALHPDDAAMVARRVASLCPHRPTTGYEVRVLRPDGRARYQRWTRRAIFDAAGELVEYQAVGRDITPRKLAEQSLKRRAEELHVLAEEKNAEAAALADRLGAALADGRRLADALREKTFFLDAVLAGVQDGVCLLSPEMEVLAVNRSLRGMYASRGEIVGQRCHEVYHGLSAPCQDCPSLRAMATRKLAISVVPKDDPGDSAGWVELFCYPMLDAAGSVAAVVEIVRDVTAGKKLEAELAAALERAEAASQAKGAFLANMSHEIRTPLNAVLGYVQLMLRDRLEPAQRQRLAVVEESAATLLSIINDILDYSKIEAGRLEIKAESFDLAQCLAAVVKEQEVLAREKGLTLDLQLDPGLPGSVRGDGLRLRQILRNLVNNAVKYTEHGSVTLRASLLDRSPCPTGSGERVTLRFAVIDTGVGIPADQLPAIFDSFTQVDGGLTKRQAGTGLGLAICRRLAGLMSGEVFVDSVAGKGSVFWLECPFEAAAGLGGLTRRDFSPSSRREPPPSLRVLLVEDNRVNRVFATDLLESRGHEVILAENGRVALEYLVSHAVDVVLMDIQMPVMDGLAATRAIRAGHLDIDPGLPVVGLSAYAMDQERERFLAAGFDDYITKPIDVETFFAVVARVLARRGRTPAGAREAGRQTLPSPIDVQALAAQYRGKAGLLTRVGREFVSSVPDQLTCLREAMDQGDLAVCERVAHTLKGNAAMFGAAAMRGLAAEAEQAAAAGDVARLAELSPTLDQACREAVCGLDDYLCRIGN from the coding sequence ATGGCCAAATTGCACGAGACGCCGCTGCGCGATCTGCCGCCCGCCGCGCCCATTACCTTGGGGCTGTGGACCACCGCCGCCCAGGCCGCCCGCACCCTGCTCGGGGCCGGGGCCGGCGAGGCGCTGGTCCTTGACGGCGGCCGCCCCCTTGGCGTCGTCACCACCAGCGGCCTGTCCAAGGTGCTGACCCACAACATCGTCCAGGCCGCCCATCTGGCCGTGCGCGACGTCATGGACCCGGTGGCCGTGTCGCCGGAAAGCGACTATCTGCCCGGGGCCTTGCGCCATCTGCTGGCCGCGCCGTCGCGCCGGCTGGCCGTGGTGGACGCCGCCGGCCGGGCCGTGGGCATGCTCGCGCCCTTTCATGTGGCCCGCCTGGGCGTGGCCCTGGACGAGCTGGCCGAGCGCACCGTGGCCAGCGCCATGACCCGCACCGTGGTCACGGCCCGGGCTGGCGAAGCCCTGCCCATGGTGTTGGCCCGTATGACGCGCCTTGGCGTCGGCGGGGTGGTGGTGGCCAGGGACGACGTGCCTTGCGGCGTTTTCACCGCCCGCGACGCCGTGCGCCTTTTGGCCGGCGGCGCGGACATTCGCGACATGGCGGTGGACGCGGCCATGAGCGCGCCGGTGGCCACGGTGGCCCCGCAACTGCCCCTGGCCGAAGGGCTGGCCGGCATGGACGGGGCCGGGGCCGGGCGGCTGGTGGTCGCCGATCCGGACGGTTTTCTTATCGGCCTTTTGACCTGGACCGACGTGGCCGCCGTGTTGTCGGGCATCGTGTCCGACGCCGAAACGGCCCGGTTGCGCGACCAGGCCGACCGCTACCGCGACCTCTACGACAACGCCGCGACGGGCCTTTTCCGCCTCGACCACCAAGGGCGGCCCGTGGCCGTCAACGCCGCCTTGTCCCGGATGCTCGGCTACCGCGACGTGGCCGACTGCCTGCGCCAGTCGCGCCAGCCTGCCCATCCCCTGCGCCTGGACGGACCAAGCCGGCGCGAGCTTATGCCCCGCGCCCTGTCCCAGGCCGACCCCGTGACTTTCGAGGCGAGAGGACCGCGGCGTGAGGGCGGCTATCGCCGGCTGGCCTGTTCCGTGCGGGCCGTGCGCGACGCCTACGATCAGCCCACGGGCTTTGAGGGCGCCTGTGCCGACGTCCCCCAGGCCGCTGTGCCCGGCGGGCCGTCCGATGACGCCGGCTACCGGTCCCTGATCGAACACCAGACCGAACTCATCTGCCGCTTCGATCCCGCCGGCCGGCTCATTTTCGTCAACGCCGCCTATGCCCGCTACTGGGGCAAGACCCCCGAAGTCTGCCTGGCCGAGAATTTCCAGCCCGCCTTGCATCCCGACGACGCGGCCATGGTGGCCCGGCGCGTGGCTTCGCTGTGTCCCCACCGGCCCACCACCGGCTATGAGGTGCGGGTGCTGCGGCCCGATGGCCGCGCCCGCTATCAGCGCTGGACTCGCCGGGCCATCTTCGACGCCGCCGGCGAACTGGTCGAATACCAAGCCGTGGGCCGCGACATCACCCCGCGCAAACTGGCCGAACAGTCCCTCAAGCGCCGGGCCGAGGAGTTGCACGTCCTGGCCGAAGAGAAAAACGCCGAAGCCGCCGCCTTGGCCGACCGTCTCGGCGCGGCCCTGGCCGATGGCCGGCGGCTGGCCGATGCCCTGCGCGAAAAGACGTTTTTCCTCGACGCCGTGCTTGCCGGCGTCCAGGACGGCGTGTGCCTGCTGTCGCCGGAAATGGAAGTCCTGGCCGTCAACCGGTCGCTACGCGGCATGTACGCCTCGCGCGGCGAGATCGTCGGCCAGCGCTGCCACGAGGTCTATCACGGCCTGTCCGCCCCCTGCCAGGATTGCCCGTCCCTGCGGGCCATGGCCACCCGCAAGCTGGCCATCAGCGTGGTGCCCAAGGACGATCCGGGCGATTCCGCCGGTTGGGTGGAGCTTTTCTGCTATCCCATGCTCGACGCCGCCGGCTCGGTGGCCGCCGTGGTGGAAATCGTGCGCGACGTTACGGCCGGCAAGAAGCTCGAAGCCGAACTGGCCGCCGCCCTGGAGCGGGCCGAGGCGGCCAGCCAGGCCAAGGGCGCGTTCCTGGCCAACATGAGCCACGAAATCCGCACGCCACTTAATGCCGTCCTGGGCTACGTCCAGCTCATGCTGCGCGACCGCCTGGAGCCGGCCCAGCGCCAGCGCCTGGCCGTGGTGGAAGAGTCCGCCGCCACGCTGTTGTCCATTATCAACGACATCCTTGACTATTCCAAGATCGAGGCCGGCCGGCTGGAGATCAAGGCCGAGTCCTTTGATCTGGCCCAATGCCTGGCCGCCGTGGTCAAGGAGCAGGAGGTGCTGGCCCGGGAAAAGGGGCTGACCCTGGACCTGCAACTCGACCCGGGGTTGCCCGGGAGCGTGCGCGGCGACGGCTTGCGCCTGCGCCAGATCCTGCGCAACCTCGTCAACAACGCCGTCAAATACACCGAGCACGGCAGCGTGACCCTGCGCGCCTCGTTGCTTGACCGTTCGCCGTGCCCCACCGGGAGCGGCGAACGCGTCACCTTGCGCTTTGCCGTCATCGACACCGGTGTGGGCATCCCGGCCGACCAGCTGCCCGCCATCTTCGACAGCTTCACCCAGGTGGACGGCGGCCTGACCAAACGCCAGGCCGGCACGGGCTTGGGCCTGGCCATCTGCCGCCGGCTGGCCGGACTCATGAGCGGCGAGGTGTTCGTGGACAGCGTAGCCGGCAAGGGCAGCGTGTTCTGGCTCGAATGCCCCTTCGAGGCCGCCGCCGGCCTGGGCGGGCTGACTCGGCGGGACTTTAGCCCGTCGTCGCGCCGGGAGCCGCCGCCAAGCCTGCGGGTGCTGCTGGTGGAAGACAACCGGGTCAACCGTGTCTTTGCCACCGATCTCCTGGAGAGCCGAGGCCATGAGGTCATCCTGGCGGAGAACGGCCGGGTGGCCCTGGAATATCTCGTGTCCCACGCCGTGGACGTGGTGCTCATGGACATCCAGATGCCGGTCATGGACGGTCTGGCCGCCACCCGGGCCATCCGGGCCGGCCATCTGGACATCGACCCGGGCCTGCCCGTGGTCGGGCTATCGGCCTACGCCATGGATCAGGAGCGCGAGCGTTTTCTGGCCGCCGGTTTCGACGACTACATCACCAAGCCCATTGACGTGGAAACGTTTTTCGCCGTGGTGGCCCGGGTGTTGGCCCGTCGCGGCCGTACGCCGGCGGGGGCGCGGGAGGCGGGCAGGCAGACGCTCCCGTCGCCCATCGACGTCCAGGCTCTGGCCGCCCAGTACCGGGGCAAGGCCGGGCTGCTCACCCGGGTGGGGCGCGAGTTCGTGTCCTCGGTGCCGGATCAGCTGACGTGTCTGCGCGAGGCCATGGACCAGGGCGATCTGGCCGTGTGCGAGCGGGTGGCCCATACCCTTAAAGGCAACGCGGCCATGTTCGGGGCGGCGGCCATGCGCGGCCTGGCCGCCGAGGCCGAGCAGGCGGCGGCGGCCGGCGACGTGGCCCGGCTGGCCGAGCTGTCCCCGACCCTGGATCAGGCCTGCCGGGAGGCGGTCTGCGGCCTGGACGACTATTTGTGCCGCATCGGAAACTGA